The DNA region TCCGCATCTCGGCAGGGGGGATGCTCACCCTGACCGGGGGCAAGTGGACCACTTACCGTCGCATGGGCGCGGACGCCGTGACCCGCGCTGCCCAACTGGTGGGTCTGCCGGAGCGCATGAGCCTGACCGAGGGCCTCAGCCTGCACGGGGCCACCCACGACGATCTGCCTGAACCCTGGAAGGTCTACGGCACCGATGCCGAGCGGATCAAGGCATTGCCCGGCGCAGACGTGAAGCTGCACCCCGAACTGCCTTACATGGAGGCAGAAGTGCGCTGGGCCACGCAGCGGGAGCAGGCCCGCACCGTGGAAGACGTTCTCTCCCGCCGCACCCGCGCCCTGCTCCTGAATGCCCGCGCCAGTGCCGACGCCGCGCCGCGCGTGGCCGCGATCATGGCCGAGGAACTGGGCCAGGATGCGGCTTGGCAGGCTGTACAGGTGGCGGCTTACCGGGAGCTGGCGGCGGGCTACATGCTGCCCGGTGGCGTCGTGTCTGCGGATGCGGCGGGCCGGGGAAAGATGGAAACCCGCCCGGCCTGAGCGCAGATTCAGATGGAACAGGAAGGTGGAGCCGCACGGAATTTGGAGTTCGGGCGGCTTCTTCGGTGTTGATATGAGAGTTTATCGGGTGATTGGGGTGGTGTGGACAGGACGTTCCATTTCATCTACAGCAAATGACGGAATAGTTGCGTCGAGAAGTCAAATTCGGCCCACTCTCAGAGTGGCATCAGACTGACGGAATCTTTTTGGGAGCGCGCTTCTTTTCTGTCAAATGCTCTAAATCATGCTGCTGGGGGGGTGAAGCCCCACTGGCGCAGACAGGGCGAAGGCATGCCAGAATGCCCCGGTGTCTATTCTGGCCATCATTTTAATCGCCCTGGTTGCTCTGGAACACTTCTACATCCTGATGCTGGAAATGTTTCTGTGGCAAAGGGAGCAAACCCGGCGCATCTTTGGTGTCAGCGCCGCGCTTGCCGATCAGACCGTCGCGATGGCGGCCAATCAGGGGCTTTATAACGGCTTTCTGGCGGCAGGGCTGACCTGGGGACTGCTTACCCAGCGCACAGATGTGATGGTCTTTTTTCTCGCCTGCGTGGTGGTTGCTGGACTGTATGGGGCAATGACCGTCAGTCCACGCATTGCGCTGGTGCAGGCTTTTCCGGCGGGTCTCGGTCTGCTGGCCCTCTGGCTGTCGTGATTGGGCCTCCACTCGCCGGACCAGCAAACTTTGTGTGAAGTCAATCCTCGAACTTCCGGTTTCCTCTTTCTGGCCTTACGGGAGAGGAGGTAGGAACGTAGCAACGGAAGAGTGAGTGGTCCACCGGCAGGCGGTGACCTGAATTAAGAATCCATCTCAACGCCCCATCAAGCTATCCGCCCGCTAAACTGACCTCCACCCCAGGAGGTTTTCCCTTGTTCCAGCCCCAATTTGAAGCCCTGCCCCTGCCCGAACTGCGCGCCCTGCAACTGGGCCGCCTTCAGGACATTGTGGCCCGGCAGTACGAACACGTCCCTGCCTACCGCGAAAAGTTTGACGCGGCAGGCGTGAAGCCCGGTGATCTGAGAACGCTGGAAGACCTGATCCGCTTTCCGTTTACCCGCAAGGTGGACCTGCGTGACAACTACCCGCTGGGCCTGTGCGCCGTGCCCCGTGACACCCTGCGCCGCCTGCACGCCAGCAGCGGCACCGGGGGCAAGCCGACGGTGGTGGGCTACGACGCCCACGATCTGGACATCTTCGCCGAGGTGGTGGCCCGCAGCCTGTACGCGGCGGGGGCGCGGCCCGGCATGGTGTTCCACAACGCCTACGGCTATGGCCTGTTCACGGGCGGACTGGGGCTGGACGGCGGCGCGCGGCGGCTGGGCCTGTGTACCGTGCCCGTCTCTGGCGGCGGCACCGAGCGGCAGGTGGGGCTGATTCAGGACCTTGCGCCCGAAGTGATCGCCTGCACCCCCAGTTACGCCCTGGTGCTGGCCGAGGCGCTGGAACGCCAGGGCATTGCGCCAGAAGACAATTCCCTGAAATACGCCGTGCTGGGCGCGGAACCCTGGGCCGAGAAGACCCGCGCCGAGGTCCAGAAACGACTGGGCGTGACCGCCACCAATATCTACGGCCTCTCCGAGATCATCGGCCCAGGGGTGAGCAACGAGGACGCCGCCGAGCAGAGCGGCAGTTACATCTGGGAGGACCACTTTTACCCCGAAATCGTGGACCCTGACACCGGGGAAGCGCTGCCGGACGGTGAATGGGGTGTGCTGGTCCTGAGCAGCATCAGCCGCAGCGCGCTGCCGATCCTGCGCTACTGGACCGGGGACATCACGCGCCTGCTGCCCGGCGAGAACACCACAGGCCGAACCATGCGGCGCATGGACATTATCCGGGGGCGCAGCGACGATCTGATCATCCTGCGTGGCGTCAACGTCTACCCCACGCAACTGGAGGCCGTGCTGGTCAGTCTGGGGCAGGTCAGCCCGCATTATCACGTCACCCTGACCCGCACTGGCCCGATGGACGAACTGACCTTACAGGTGGAGGCCGAGAGCGAGGCCGTCACCCTGCGTGACGAGATCGTGCGCCTGATCAAGACCCAGGTGGGCGTCAGCGTGCGCTGCGAACTGTGCGTGCCGGGCAGCCTGGCCCGCAGCGAGGGCGGCAAACTGCGCCGCGTGACGGACCTGCGCGGCGAGCGCTAGGACTGTTCTGAGCCGTCCATTGATCCGCCCCGTGCGGCCCACCGACGAGGCGCGGCTGGGAGAAATCGCGTACCAGACAGGTTTTTTTGGAGCCAGCGCCGAAATATACTTCCCGGACCCGCAGCTTTTCGCAGACCTATGGGTGCGGGTCTATTTCCGGCTGCCGGATTCAGTGGGGTACGTGGCCCAGGTGGGCGGAGATGTGATCGGCTACATTGTCGGCTCATTGAACGAGGCCGCGTACCGAAGGGCGCTGGGGCGCGTAGTGGCGCACACGGTGTTGCCCGGCGTTCTGACCCGGCGCTATACCCGCCCTCTTGCCGCCCTGCCGTATCTGGTCCGCACGTTGCGTTACCCGTCGCCGCACGCCTCTGAAACTGACTTTCCAGCGCATCTGCATCTGAATCTGCTGTCTGAGTCGCGCGGGCTGGGGCTGGGGCGCGGACTGCTTCAGCGCTATCTGGAGCGGTTGCGGGAACTGGGCGTGCCCGGCGTGCAACTGTCCACTACCGACGAGAACGAGGCGGCGCTGGGCCTGTATAGAACAGCGGGCTTCACCGTCGCCGCATCGGAGCAGACCGAATTGTGGACGCCGTGGCTGGGCCATCCGGCGCGGCAGATGAGCCTGACCTGTGATCTGAGAATCCAGCCTGGAAGCGAAAGCAACGGCAAAGGCTAGAACACCGCGCCGGATGCGGAGGACGTGAACTGTCAGCCTCCCAGATCAGGGCGTGATCGCCTGCGCCGACAGTTGTGCCATACGGCCAGCGCTGTCAGGGTCCGGTGATGGCATCCGCGCTAGAGGCTGCCAAGAACCCTATGCAAAAAGCGGCTTGAGATTGTGACAAATCTGCGAGTCAAGTTGAATGAATCGATGGGGCGTCGTCAATATGCGCAACAGACGCCAGCAATGGCCATCGGGATCACGGACAGGGTATGGAGCGTGTTGCGTCTGCTCGGCACCGTGGTCCTGCCGAACCCATGTCGGTCATATTCCAGCTTTCTACCAATTGGATGATTGGGAGCAGTGTCCAGAGAACGACGGTTCCAACTTCGACGGGGACGAGGGCGGTGAGGACGATCAGGACACGAGGATCAAAGCTAAAATAAGGGCGGATGAGGTCAAACAGGTCATCCTGTGGACGTCAGCTCTGGGTGGGTTTCATTGCAGAAAACACTGTACCGGAGCCAGTTTTTTCTGTCTACCTGCGGCTTTTGTACCTTAGAGAACAAGTTCGGCTGACCACTTGACATTCTCACCGTAAAGTGCACAATGGAAAATGTAACCGCTTACAAAACCAGAATGACTTCAGGCTGCTCGCTCTTTACTGCTGGTTGTGAGACACGAATCTTTTTCATTGGCCACTTTGTAACCGGTTACAGTACATGTCGATTCTTCCCCCATCGCCCATTTCTCGCTTCCACTGCGCAAAGGAGCCAAGCTGACGGTATGCTTCCATCCCGGCCCACCATCGACGACATCGCCCGCGAATCTGGTGTCAGCACCGGGACGGTCAGCCGGGTGCTGAACGGGCATGCCACGGTTGCCAGTCGCACCCGTGAGCGTGTACAGGAGGTGATTGCCCGCCTCGGTTACACCCCCGATCCCGCCGCCCGTCATCTGAGTTGGCGCACTGGGCAGACGCTGGGCATCTCCTTTGATCACGATGATCCGGTGCTGCATCCCTACAGCGTGCTGTTTCGCCGCGCGCTGGAAAGTCTGACGGCCTATCAGGGGGTGCAGCTTCTCGATCTGCGCGCAGACCTGACCCGGTTGGCGCGGCTGCCCAGCGCCGTACTGGTCATGCACGCCATTGACGGCGATCCGCGTCTGGGCTTTCTGCGGGATGCTGGAGTGCCCGCCGTGCTGATCGGCCACCAGCCTGGGTCTTTCTGGGTGGCCCCAGATGATGTGGGCGGCGCAGAGTTAGCCACCCGGCAACTGACCGGGGCCGGACACCGCCAGTTGGCCTTTTTGGGCCAGGGGCCAAGCCAGGTGGCCCAGGACCGCGAGCGCGGCTTTCTGCGGGCGGCGGCGGCGGTGGGCGCACAGACCGTCAGCCTGCCCAGTGATTTCACGGTGCTGGGCGGCTACCGCGCCATGCGCCGGGCCTGGGAGGGCGGCGTGCGGTTTACTGGCCTGTTCGCCCAGAGCGACGAGAGCGCCGCCGCCGCCGTGGCCGCGTTGGAAGATCTGGGCGTAGACGTGCCGGGGCAGGTCAGCGTGGTGGGATTTGACGGCCTACCCGAACTACCGCTCCCCATCCGCCTGACCACAGTGGCGCAGAACATCCCCAAGATCGCGTCCACCGCGCTGACGCTGGTGCAGGAGGCCATCTCGGGCCTGCCCCCGCGCGGTGAATTTATTGAAGTCGAACTGATTCGCGGCGCAACCGTTGCGCCTTTCCCTGGAGGGAAGCCATGAAAAAAACACTGTTTGTCAGCCTCGCCGTCCTCGTTGCCGCCGCCGGTGCGGCCTCAGCGCAGACCACCATCAAGATCAACGGCTACGGCGGGCAGGACCCGGCCATCGTGGGCGATCTGATCAACCGCTTCGTGAAGCCTGCGCTCGCCAAAGACAAGATCACGGTGGTCTACCAGCCGCTTCAGGGCGACTACAACCAGCAACTGACCACGCTGCTGGCGGCGAACAACGCGGGCGACGTGTTCTATGTGCCGGGCGAGACGCTGGACGGTTACGTCGCCACCGGCAAGCTGCTGCCGCTGAACGGCGTCGTCAACACCACGCCGTTTATCAAGAGTCTGAATGACGCCTTTACCCGTAACGGCAAGACCTACGCCGTCGCCAAGGATTTCAATACCCTGACGCTGGTGTACAATAAGGACATCTTCGACGAGGCCAAGGTGGCCTACCCCAACGACAACGAAACCTGGACGAGCTTTCAGAACAAGCTGGCGGCGGTGAAAAAAGCGCTGGGCAACGACTACTACGGCGCGTGCCTGACCCCTGATTACGCCCGCATGGGGCAGTATGCCTTCGCGGCAGGCTGGCAGCCCTTTGACGCCAAGGGCAAGACCAACCTGCTGGATCCGGCCTTCGTGTCCGCCTTCAACTACTTCACCGGACTGGGCAAGAACAAGGTGGGCGTGCAGCCTTCGGAGCTGTCGCAGGACTGGTCTGGTGGGTGCCTGGCGTCGGGCAAGGTGGCCGTGGCCATCGAAGGCAACTGGATCGTGGGCTTCTTGAAGGACAACGCGCCCAACCTGAAATACGGCTCGGCGCTGATCCCCAAGAACGACAAGACCGGCAAGCGCGGCAACTTCGTGTTCACCGTGGGCTGGGCCATTAACTCGGGCACCAAGAACAAGGCGGCGGCGGCCAAGGTGCTGAACATCCTGACCAGTCCGAACGTGCAGCAGTACGTGCTGGAGCAGGGCCTGGCGATTCCCAGCCGCACGTCGCTGCAAAGCAATGCCTTCTTTAAGAAAGCCACTGCTGGCGCGGAAAACAGCAAGGCCGTCTTTCAGGGTGCGTCTTCGGGCACCGTGCGGCCCTACTACTTCGGGACCCAGGGGCCGGACTGGATCAAACCGATCAACACTGCGCTGGCCGCCGTGCTGAGCGGACAGAAGTCCAGTGCGGACGCCCTGAAGCAGGCGCAGCAGGACATGAATACCCTGCAAAACCGCTGAGCAGTTGAACTGAGCAGAAGTTGATTTAGGGGTTTCGGAGGTGGGCGGCGCTGTCATTTGGCCGCCCACGGCCCCCATCGTTTTCCCGCCGGAGGGCCGCCATGCTCAAGAAGGGACAGACCTCAGCCGCCTACCTGTTTCTCGCGCCGTTTCTGATCACCATCGGGATTTTCTTCTTCTACGCCTTCGCGCGGGCCATCTATTACTCGCTGACCGATTTCAACCTGTTCAACACGCCCAAACTGATCGGTATCAAGCCGTACACCGACGTGCTGGCCGATCCCCTGTTCCAGCGCGCACTCGCCAACAGTCTGGTCTTTGCGGTCATCACCACCACCCTCCAGACCGTCGGCGCGCTGCTGATGGCGGTGGCGCTGAACAACAAAATTCGTGGGATGGCCTTCTTCCGTTCGGCGTGGTACATGCCCAGCATCACGTCCAGCGTGGTCATCACCCTGATTTTCCTGTGGCTGTTCCAGCGCCGGGGCGTCGCCAACTACGCGATTACCCAGTGGCAGGCCTTCTTGCCCTACACCCTGACATTGATCGGCGTGCTGATCGCCGCGCAGGTGGTGCAGGTGCTGTGGGAACGCTCGCGCGGGTTGCCCGCCGGGTGGTTTGATCCGGCGCTGGCCGTCATCAGTTTGCTGATCGCCGTGGCCGTGACGGCCATCCTGAGCTGGACGGGCGTGCTGTCGGTGCGGGACGTGGCCCCCTACGATTTCCAGTACTTCTCGGACCGCTGGATTAGCCTTGGCGGGGTGCAGATTCTGAGCATTCCCATGCTGGTGATCATCATCCAGAACACCTTCACCACCATCCCCACCCTGATGCTGTTCTTTCTGGCAGGGTTGCAGAACATTCCTGGCACGCTGTACGAGGCCGCCGACATCGACGGCGCGACGCCCGCGCAGAAGCTGCTGAACGTGACGGTGCCGATGCTGCGGCCCGTGACCTTTTACGTGATCACCGTGGGCCTGATCGGCACCATGAAGATGTTCGATCAGGTGGCCGTGATCGGCAGCGCCGCGCCGCAAAGCACCCTGATCACGCTGGCGTATTACGTGTATACCAACACCTTTAAGGCCGGGGCCGCGCCGGTCAACATGGCCGCCGCCGCCGCCATCGTGCTGGCCGCCATCATTCTGGTGATGGTGTTCCTGCAACGCCGCTTCATCAGCTCGGATGCGGTATGAGATGGCCCGCGGCTGTTTCGTCGCCAAACGGTTCAATCGGAGGTGAGTTGAGATGACAGCAACCCTCTCTGAAGTCCGCAAGAACGCCGCTGATCTGGACCGCTGGCTGGCCCGTCGGCGCTGGGCGCGTGCGGGGTGGCTGTACGCCTTCATGCTGGTCATGAGTATCTTTTTCCTGGGGCCGTTTCTCATGGGCCTGCTCAGCAGCATGAAGGACAACCCCAACGAGTACCCGCCCCGTCTGGTCATTCCGCAACTGACGGCGCAGTACATCGGGCGCGCTTACAACCTGGGCGTGCAGGGCGCGGGCAGCGGCTGGAACGGCGGCCTGGAGCCGGGCCGCACCGTGACCTTTGACGTCAGTGTGCGCTCCCCGGCAGACGCGCCTCAGGGGCCGCCCACGACGGCGCTCTTTCCGTATCAACCCACCAGCCTGGTGGCGATTGCGCGGCAGGCGCAGGCCACCGAGTACGCCACCGTCAAGACCGTGGAAACCGGCCAGGTGGGCGAGGTTCGCAGCTACCGCATCACCGTGGATTACCCCGCGTTGACGGCGCAGCAGGGCGAGGTGGTTCAGGCCAAGCTGGCGACGCCCGACGCCAACCTGAACGCCAAGCTGCCAAGTGGCCAGACCGTGCCCGTCACGCTGGACACGCCCGCCGCGCAGGACAAGCAGTATTCGCTGAATGCCACGCAGGCTGTTGAGCTGGTCAAGGCGGGGGATAAGTATTACCTGCGCGGCCCGGTCTTCGAGCGCACGCCGCTGCAAATCGACGTACAGCGCGGCCAGACCATCACCTCCAGCACGCTGCCACCCAGCGACAGGCAGAACTTCGGGCGCTCGTTTGCCTACCGCAACATCACCCCCGGCGTGCTGGGCTACACCTTCAACAACTACCGCCGCGCCTTTACCGAGACCACCAGCCCGCAAACCGGGCGCAGCCTGTTCTTCTCTTGGGTGTTAAACACTTTCCTGTACGCCTTCCTGCGCGTCAGCGCCGCCACCGTCTTCTGCTCGCTGGCCGGGTACGCCCTGGCCCGCATGGATTTTCCAGGCAAGAACCTGATCTTTATCGTCGGCGTGTTGTTTGTGCAGATGGTGCCCGATCAGGTCAATCTGGTCAGCAACTATGTGCTGCTGCAAGACCTGGGCCTGCTGAACATCTGGGGCCTGTGGTTTAACGGCCTGGTGGCGGCAGGCGGCGTCTTTCTGATGAAGCAATTCTTCGAAGGCATGCCCAAGGAGCTGGAGGAATCGGCGGCTATTGACGGCGCGGGGCCACTGACTACCTTTTTTCGTGTGATGCTGCCGCAAGCCGGGCCAGCGCTGATCGCCCTCGCCATCACGCAGTTTCAGGGGGCGTGGAACGACTTTTTCTGGCCACTGGTGATTCTGCGCCAGA from Deinococcus sp. AJ005 includes:
- the paaK gene encoding phenylacetate--CoA ligase PaaK — encoded protein: MFQPQFEALPLPELRALQLGRLQDIVARQYEHVPAYREKFDAAGVKPGDLRTLEDLIRFPFTRKVDLRDNYPLGLCAVPRDTLRRLHASSGTGGKPTVVGYDAHDLDIFAEVVARSLYAAGARPGMVFHNAYGYGLFTGGLGLDGGARRLGLCTVPVSGGGTERQVGLIQDLAPEVIACTPSYALVLAEALERQGIAPEDNSLKYAVLGAEPWAEKTRAEVQKRLGVTATNIYGLSEIIGPGVSNEDAAEQSGSYIWEDHFYPEIVDPDTGEALPDGEWGVLVLSSISRSALPILRYWTGDITRLLPGENTTGRTMRRMDIIRGRSDDLIILRGVNVYPTQLEAVLVSLGQVSPHYHVTLTRTGPMDELTLQVEAESEAVTLRDEIVRLIKTQVGVSVRCELCVPGSLARSEGGKLRRVTDLRGER
- a CDS encoding DUF1304 domain-containing protein — protein: MSILAIILIALVALEHFYILMLEMFLWQREQTRRIFGVSAALADQTVAMAANQGLYNGFLAAGLTWGLLTQRTDVMVFFLACVVVAGLYGAMTVSPRIALVQAFPAGLGLLALWLS
- a CDS encoding carbohydrate ABC transporter permease, which produces MTATLSEVRKNAADLDRWLARRRWARAGWLYAFMLVMSIFFLGPFLMGLLSSMKDNPNEYPPRLVIPQLTAQYIGRAYNLGVQGAGSGWNGGLEPGRTVTFDVSVRSPADAPQGPPTTALFPYQPTSLVAIARQAQATEYATVKTVETGQVGEVRSYRITVDYPALTAQQGEVVQAKLATPDANLNAKLPSGQTVPVTLDTPAAQDKQYSLNATQAVELVKAGDKYYLRGPVFERTPLQIDVQRGQTITSSTLPPSDRQNFGRSFAYRNITPGVLGYTFNNYRRAFTETTSPQTGRSLFFSWVLNTFLYAFLRVSAATVFCSLAGYALARMDFPGKNLIFIVGVLFVQMVPDQVNLVSNYVLLQDLGLLNIWGLWFNGLVAAGGVFLMKQFFEGMPKELEESAAIDGAGPLTTFFRVMLPQAGPALIALAITQFQGAWNDFFWPLVILRQNTDYLLTVGLVNFRQLYGGQGDYGLILAGAVLSAIPVIVIFVIFQRYFVDTGADSAVKG
- a CDS encoding LacI family DNA-binding transcriptional regulator, with amino-acid sequence MLPSRPTIDDIARESGVSTGTVSRVLNGHATVASRTRERVQEVIARLGYTPDPAARHLSWRTGQTLGISFDHDDPVLHPYSVLFRRALESLTAYQGVQLLDLRADLTRLARLPSAVLVMHAIDGDPRLGFLRDAGVPAVLIGHQPGSFWVAPDDVGGAELATRQLTGAGHRQLAFLGQGPSQVAQDRERGFLRAAAAVGAQTVSLPSDFTVLGGYRAMRRAWEGGVRFTGLFAQSDESAAAAVAALEDLGVDVPGQVSVVGFDGLPELPLPIRLTTVAQNIPKIASTALTLVQEAISGLPPRGEFIEVELIRGATVAPFPGGKP
- a CDS encoding GNAT family N-acetyltransferase; protein product: MIRPVRPTDEARLGEIAYQTGFFGASAEIYFPDPQLFADLWVRVYFRLPDSVGYVAQVGGDVIGYIVGSLNEAAYRRALGRVVAHTVLPGVLTRRYTRPLAALPYLVRTLRYPSPHASETDFPAHLHLNLLSESRGLGLGRGLLQRYLERLRELGVPGVQLSTTDENEAALGLYRTAGFTVAASEQTELWTPWLGHPARQMSLTCDLRIQPGSESNGKG
- a CDS encoding extracellular solute-binding protein — protein: MKKTLFVSLAVLVAAAGAASAQTTIKINGYGGQDPAIVGDLINRFVKPALAKDKITVVYQPLQGDYNQQLTTLLAANNAGDVFYVPGETLDGYVATGKLLPLNGVVNTTPFIKSLNDAFTRNGKTYAVAKDFNTLTLVYNKDIFDEAKVAYPNDNETWTSFQNKLAAVKKALGNDYYGACLTPDYARMGQYAFAAGWQPFDAKGKTNLLDPAFVSAFNYFTGLGKNKVGVQPSELSQDWSGGCLASGKVAVAIEGNWIVGFLKDNAPNLKYGSALIPKNDKTGKRGNFVFTVGWAINSGTKNKAAAAKVLNILTSPNVQQYVLEQGLAIPSRTSLQSNAFFKKATAGAENSKAVFQGASSGTVRPYYFGTQGPDWIKPINTALAAVLSGQKSSADALKQAQQDMNTLQNR
- a CDS encoding carbohydrate ABC transporter permease encodes the protein MLKKGQTSAAYLFLAPFLITIGIFFFYAFARAIYYSLTDFNLFNTPKLIGIKPYTDVLADPLFQRALANSLVFAVITTTLQTVGALLMAVALNNKIRGMAFFRSAWYMPSITSSVVITLIFLWLFQRRGVANYAITQWQAFLPYTLTLIGVLIAAQVVQVLWERSRGLPAGWFDPALAVISLLIAVAVTAILSWTGVLSVRDVAPYDFQYFSDRWISLGGVQILSIPMLVIIIQNTFTTIPTLMLFFLAGLQNIPGTLYEAADIDGATPAQKLLNVTVPMLRPVTFYVITVGLIGTMKMFDQVAVIGSAAPQSTLITLAYYVYTNTFKAGAAPVNMAAAAAIVLAAIILVMVFLQRRFISSDAV